The following nucleotide sequence is from Rhineura floridana isolate rRhiFlo1 chromosome 9, rRhiFlo1.hap2, whole genome shotgun sequence.
TGAGTTGGTGGAGCACGTGTGTGTATTTACAGCTTTTCAATGTGTTTTCAGATAGAAAATATTGAGCTTCCTATGGACACAAAGACAAATGAAAGAAGGGGTTTCTGTTTCATCACATACTCAGATGAAGAACCAGTAAAGAAATTGTTGGAAAGCAGATATCATCAAATTGGTTCTGGCAAGGTATCATTATTCAGTTTTAAGAGTGTGATTGTCACTTATATCTTCTCTTACATGCAGAAGCAACAATAATTAAGAACTTAACTTTCCTTCATGTATGCAGTATTAAAATTAAACATTCTGTTTTCCTCTAGTGCGAGATCAAAGTAGCACAGCCCAAAGATGTATAtagacaacaacagcagcaacagaaagGAGGCAGAGGTGCTTCATCTGGTGGGCGTGGCGGTTCCAGAGGACGTGGCAGGGGTAAGCGTGGCTTAAATCTTGACTGCTGTATGCCCAGAAACTATTTGAAATGGGGGAGTTGCAATTTGAGGGGAAGTTATTGGATTAATAGCAAATTATGGGTCATGGGTGTAGGAAAGATGAATGGTGTTGCTCTTGGCGCGTGTCTTGTTTCTGCTAAAAAGGCAACGTAGCATTGCAATAGCAAAATGGGAACCAGATTGGGAAATGTCATAAGTGTCTTGGTGTGTTGCATGCCTACATCAGGCTAcagcagagagagaagaaaagagaaGCAGGGCTATTCAGTTGCCTCTTGAAAGACCAGCAGCCTTTGACTCTTCCTCTTCCCCAAGTGTCACCTGGCAGCaggcattccatcaggctacTTAAACTGTTTCTGCCCAGCTTGTTCTTAAAAACTGGAACTTCAAGAGCTGATGCCTGCCTTTGCTTATTTCCTCccccctcttatttatttatttttatttatttaattgcacttttaaaccgccctatagcaacaagctctcagggcggtgtacaacaagataaaaccacattttaaaatacgaacaagtgtggattacactatacaattataaaacatatttaaaaacaaaattagaataaaaatgaaataaaaattacaattacagttaaatttaaattaaaattaagcttTAAATGCCTGGGCATTTTTTGGGCATTCCTTTTTGTGTTGCATCTTGTAAGTCTGAGGCCAGGGACTGTCCTATATCTTTATTGATTTGGGAGCCTTTTCAGATGAAAAGCAGGGTAACAACGCTTTAAATGCAGCAACTTCTAAATTTTCGCTGATACAGGAAAGGGACTAAAGATTTCATGCCATGGTCAATTCATTTTAGGTCAAGGCCAGAGCTGGAACCAAGGGTATAACAACTACTATGATCAAGGATATGGAAGTTACAACAGTCCTTACAGTGATCAGAGCTACAGCAGCTATGGCGGATATGATTATTCTGGGTACAACTACCCTAGTTATGGCTATGGACAGGGATATGCTGACTACAGTGGTAAGCATATTTTTTTTCTACTTTGCCTCTAATCTATACTACAGATTTAAACTGATTTTACTATTAGTCTTTCTTGCCCTGGCACCTGTGGGGtaggagggggcagggagaagagggGTTTGAGTATTTCTTACAGAATTATTGTCATCCTCAAACTGAGTGTTAGGAGTCTTTGTGATAAAACTGATAGTTCATGTAAGATATTCCAGAACAATTCTGATACCAGTTTGGTATAGCAGCTTTTCTCTCTGTTTAATACAAAGGCTAACTTGTAATAGCTATCTTGAGCTTGTGTTGTGCTGAGCTGGGCTCTAAAGCTGCAGATTTTGTCTCTTAACAGGACAGCAAAGCACATATGGAAAGGCATCCCGAGGTGGCGGTAATCACCAAAACAACTACCAGCCATACTAAAGAAATATTTGGAAAGAAACAGGTGTGTATTGAGTACAAGTGTCACCTCCCTTATGTCTAATCTAATTTAAAGATCAATAGACAAATGAGTAAAAACCACTTTTCTTGGAtagcctgattttttttaaacattaaaatgtgttttaaaatgtgtttttaaaactcTTTGCTTTAAGTGTCTATAGATCTTTAACTCTGTAAAAGGTGGTTCATCGTCCTTAGTACTTCAGAGAAACATAAGAGTTTTTCTGCTTACATTGTGTGCCAAGTGGTGTAGAGGAATAATTAAACTTAATAGAAGTGTTAACCAACAGGTAAAGTACTGAAATGGGTACAACTTAAGCAAAACAAGATTGTTGTCTTCTAACTCTGACATTATACCTTGTTTGTACCCGCCAGCGGGAACTTCATTGCAGGCCGTGTGTCACCCTGACCACGTCTATCTCTGGGGGTCGCACGTTGCAGGCAGAGCGCAAGGCATACACCAGAAAACGCTGTCCTGTGGTATGGTCTCTTCCAACTTCATGTACCAGCGTAAAGATTAAAGTGGAAAACTTCAGACTttggcttcttttaaaaaaaatcttctttgAAGATTTAAGTGTCTTAACTTAAAATGGTTTTTTACAGGAGTTAAAGTGCATAAATGCCTTTACAGCTTAATCATTTTTGGTCTTCTGTTTAGTGTTGTATATCAATTGTGGAACCTCGTTTTAAGTGTTCGTTCTTTAAGATTTAAtgcttgctttttttctttataGCTATTAGTGAATTCTACAAACCAAAACGAACTATTAAATCTGGGAACATTAAAGATCATATGCAAATGGCAGTTTCTATTTTAATCACCTGGCTAACAATTTTCCTTGTTGTATTGCCACTTTCTCTTTCCCACTAGCAGTTGAAGCCATGAAAGGCTCTTCTACAGCTTGGTTTCTAGTAAACCAAGAACTTGCTTGCTGAGTTTCTACAGTTCTTTGACATAGCTCCATCATTTGAGCTGAACTGGTACATCTGGGCACGGAAAGTGCAATTGGGTCCTCAGAAATATTTCATGTTAACAGAGCTGCATATGATCTTTAACAGTGAAGCGAGGAATAAATAAAGGACTTAAAGCAGTTCATGAAAATggaccttttaaaaatgcttgtAAATGTTGCACAAGTCTCATAATGATTTTTGTCTTGGTTTTATAGGTAGAGATTCTACAGGAAAGCCATCTTGCAGAACATCAGGACTGACTTGGAGGGTGGTCTTCGTGACATGAGATTATTTTGTAAAAGACTTTTAGTGTATGACACAACAGTGTCCAACTGTACATAGTGGCCGACTAGTTTTCTTTATGGTTTTTACTTTTTTGTCCTTTTGTCATCTGTGTTATGATGCCAATGTGGTTCTTGTGTTTATACAATTTTTATTTGTATAATTTCTTGTTGAATGACTCAAATAAAAATGCTTACCTTCTGTGATTGCTGTCTTCTGCattttgggaataccatggcatTCCTATATTAGGATCAAGAACGGTcttaaaatgtgcctctgagtagcAGTGCACCAATTTATAGATATACATACTGTGCCATAAGAATGGAAGAGTGTATGTGACTTGACCGTTAAAGGACAGTATTTTAAGCTGTAATGCAACATGATTGCATGAAAAATCCTACTCCTTTTTCCATTTAAAAGCCTCCTGTGCCCTGCTCATGCCAAAAGTTGTAGCCAGTCCTTTTGAATGTCTCTTTCATAGCCACAGGCTTTTAAAGCTATCAGGTGctgagaacacaggaagctgccatacgCGGGATCAGATGCTTGGGACTGAACTTGAGACCTGGATGCAAAgcggatgcaaagcagatgctctgcctctgagccacTTGCCTTCCCTCTTTATACAGTCATGCTCCCCTCTATAatcaaagtcttgtggcaccttaaacgctaacaaatttattatggtaacTGTATAAAGTTTAATAGAATACAGCCTTCTTCATCAAATACAAGAAGTGTTACCCTCAGTAGATAGGTGTATATGTACGTGTTGGGAgggaattgtaaaaaaaaaaaaaaaggcagaaaaggTCAGGTTACATTGAACCTTCATCCAATATATTCTATAATTTTCTATAAATCACACTTTTTGGGGGTGAATTTCTAcctcaatgagatttccaatgtatTGTGGGCTGATGCCTTGACCCCAGAAAATATTTGCATCTGGCATTGGAAGAAATGTGCTTGACAATCCCCAACATGTAGAGCCAGAAAACGAGGTAGAATATTTCTCTGCATTTGACTTGTTTTTTGGTGTGACCCTGCccctgaccatttttctatgGAAAAAAAGGATAGAGGTGTTTACTACTACAATCTGCTGACATTGGGTGGGGTAGCGAATGCAccccaatgcatttctgggacattttatgccccaagagttttttgtttccagaagaaatTGTAACTAGTAATTGGCTCACAATTGGGGGTGTTGTACAGATGACAATTggacaatgtcctagaaagacTACCATGTAGGTCTACTTATATGTACATTTCACAAGTAAAactactgggagggagaggtttGCCCCAGAAAGTTGGATAGTTTAACTGGCCAGTCACAAAAGCAATTGATACAGACATTCTGGGAATGGTAAGATGTGGTTAGTAACAATTCTGTCCTGATTCAGTCCAGAAGTAACAGCATCAAACTGCTTGATAAATTTTAAATTCATATTATAGTCTCATCCCTTTGAAGTTCATTTGTTCCATTATGGCCACCTTAAGAGCAGTTACTCACTGCActaggccatttatttatttaaaatatttctatcccgcccttctaccctacaatagggtacttggggcggctacaataaaattgcacacataaaatacacaataaaaacacaaaagtaCAGTAACTTAAAATGCAtgtactattaaaatacataaaatgcattatgcatacacatacgaCCATACATGGATATATGTGCAGACACATCTGTGATTCCTGTATCAAAATTTGTAAGGCccttgttttattgtaatatttttaTAGCATTTACTGGCATTAACTAGTTTATTAACCCTAAACGAACCATTTAGATAAATTGGTATCCTTAATAATAATGAAGGGGGGAAGAGACAGGCTAACAGCCTTGCCTAAAACTACCTAGGAAAAACTAGCTccccagttcagtccccagcatctctaggtaagatGAAAATGACTTggttgaagccctggagagcagaCAGTGTTGTTCTACACCGTATAATGCAAACTACCTGTGCACTTTTGGATGGTCTTGTACAATATTTTAATTTCTACATTACCCTATCAATATATAAGAGGTGTACagctttaaaacaaagcatcatttaaaaaactaaaaatacAGATAAGGTGACTGGCTAATGCTTTAATCTGAATTCCTctactgagcagggggttagactctaTGGTCTTACAGGCCCGTTCCAActgctactattctatgattctaatcaaAAGTAAAAATTAAACAGCCACCAAGGCTTGctggcataaaaaggtcttcaagagatacctaaaagtcaaaagcaaggatgcctgtggAATCACTGCTGGAAAAGTGTTCCACAGTATGGGACCAATGGCCCTAAATGCCCTTTGTAGTTGAAGCCAATTGGGTATCTGTAAGACAACTAACATAGCTCCAGATGAACTCAGTGATGGAGTTAGCCTATAGGTGCAGGCTATCCTTAAAGTATCCTGGTATATATTAGgtgtaatatatacatatttaaaatatactttaaatTTCCAGCGGTGTAGTCatgttagtcttttgcagcaagAACAGTTTTGTGGCACCCTAAACACTGACACACTTATTATGGCATGAGCTTTCCTGGACCACTGTCTATTAGATTCATAAAGCATTACCACAGTTGAAAgtacatgtgtgtatatatatatatatatacaaacacagagtgcttttttttttgttaaaaattaaGATGCTGCTACTCGAAGATTTATAAAAGTGCTGGGGGTACCAGCAACCAATGGTTGCAATGGGCAGCCCAAACAGAGGTGTCAGCGGTCTGTATCGGTGAGTGCCATCACACAAAAGAGCCCTGTATATATGCACACATGGTTgggtggagataggattggaaacaGAAATGAAATACAGAAAAGTACAGACATAACTACATAATAAACTACCAACCTTGACAACAAGTGTTGGCagcacagacatcctggcatggTAAGCCAACTAAAGCTGCAATACATTGTCTACTCAGTAGATGTTCCATTgggctcaatgggatttactccttggtgtgtattggactgcagcctgcaatccagtacacacccaggagtaattcctattgaacccaaaggagtttacttctgagtaaacaggtattggattgcagcctaacacatATAGCATGGTTAACTGTAGTGTGGCTGATTCAGTGCACCAGTGTGATAATACTGAACCTTCCGCTAAAAGATAACAGCCACCCACTGGTTTCAGGAACCAACCCTCTCTCCACTGCAACTCCGCCTGATCTGAGTCTCTTGGAGCCTCTATTGCTTTGCTGAAAGGCTCTTATCTATAATTCGGAATGTTCTCCACGCAATGGCGGCATTTCTGTGACAGGAATAAAGCCACTTTATGTTCCCTGTATATGTTGTTGTTAGTTCCATATGATGGGGCCGGGGAGGGTGGGAATAGGATGCATAAACCTAAGACAAACCTCTTATGTCCGGCATGGGAAGGCAAAAGGCTGCTAGGGCGGCACTTCTATTGTCCGCTGCTGAATTGTTCAGCTATTAtcatcatttcccccccttaactgttttttgttgtttttaaattaaagttgggctgtttattttatttatttatttgatttatatcctacccttcctctcagcaggagcccagggcagcaaacagaagcgctaaaaacactttaaaacatcataaaaacagaccttaaaatacattaaaacaaaacattaaaaacattttaaaaagtttttaaaacatctttaaaaagcgtttaaaacattaagaaaaccacatattaacagcaattctaccacagaagcagactgggataggtctgaacttaaaaggcttgttgaaagaggaaagtcttcaaaaggcgcccaaAAGATACCagatatgttgttatgtgccttcaagtcgattacaacttatggcgaccctatgaatcagtgacctccaagagcatctgtcgtgaaccaccctgttcagatcttgtcagttccggtctgcggcttcctttatggaatcaatccatctcttgcttggccttcctctttttctactccctgctctttttcccagcattctagtgaatcctgtcttctcatgatgtgtgcaaagtatgataacttcagtttcatcattttagcgacAGTTCtggagatggcgcctgcctaatattcaaggggagggaattccacagggtaggtgccgccacactaaaggtccgtctcCTGTTGCGGTGTCATTGTTTTTAATTTCCTGACGCGCAACTCTGGACTGCCTTTTTAAAATCTATATCCCGCGGGACGAAGAGCTGGTGAAGAAATAATAAGTGATGAAGTcacaacaacaactacaacaagAGCTAAGAAACGGACAGCTAGAGCGACGCAGCAGTTTAATTGGAGAGACGCCATGCGCCAGGAGGGGCTACCTGGACGCTctacctccctccctctttctctctctatggTGCTCTAGCCAACTAGAGCTCAGGCAGGGGAGCGCGCGCGGGGAAACTGGGGCGTCGGTCACGTGGCCGCGCCGCCGCGTTCCTTCCGTCAGCCATTTTAGGTTGGGATCATCGAGGCGGCGCCATTAAAGTGTGAGAAAGGAGGGAAAAGACCAAAGAGCCCGCGCTTCGCCGCAACGCAGCTGGCGCCGCCGCTGAAGAGCTGACGGACTCGCGATCCGGCAGTTCCCCCATCGCAGGATCCCGCCTTCCCCTAGTAATAATAATTCTCCTGCGCTTCTCCTCTTCGTGAGAGAACCGGCCGACCAAGTCTACGCGACGGCCACCATGTCGGACCAGCAGTTTACCGGAGATGCCGCTGCTGCGGAGGCTTCGGAACAGGCCGAACAAGTGGAAGGAGCCGCGGGCGATGGAGACAACGACGCGGAAGGGGGAGGcggtggaggaggaggtggcggctCCGGCGAGTCGGAGGGAGCCAAAATTGACGCGAGCAAGAATGAGGAAGATGAAGGGTAGGCGAACGGCCTCCGCCGGCGGCGCTGGATAGGGATGGTGGAGGTGGTGAACGGTGGCCCCATTCCGCCCCGCCGCGTGTGCGCTCGGGTCGCCCCTAGTGACATCACTTACTCCCGAGTCGAAGAAGTGCATGAGGGACTGCTGGCGGCCCTTTgcggaggggtggggtggggtggggttgtgGGTGCCATCGCTAACTACGCGAGTTTTTGGCCCTGCGCCGGTTAGGCATTACCaccctttccctctctttttttctgattttttcccaTGCCGCCAGCCCTCCCGCACTTAGTCAAAACCGGGAGCAAACAAGCGGAACTCTTGCGCCTTAGGCGACTTCGAGGAACAG
It contains:
- the HNRNPDL gene encoding heterogeneous nuclear ribonucleoprotein D-like, whose translation is MEDNTDYGSSNNNAGSGIGQEDFAEGSKINASKNQQDDGKMFIGGLSWDTSKKDLTEYLSRFGEVVDCTIKTDPVTGRSRGFGFVLFKDAASVEKVLELKEHKLDGKLIDPKRAKALKGKEPPKKVFVGGLSPDTSEEQIKEYFGGFGEIENIELPMDTKTNERRGFCFITYSDEEPVKKLLESRYHQIGSGKCEIKVAQPKDVYRQQQQQQKGGRGASSGGRGGSRGRGRGQGQSWNQGYNNYYDQGYGSYNSPYSDQSYSSYGGYDYSGYNYPSYGYGQGYADYSGQQSTYGKASRGGGNHQNNYQPY